The DNA region ATCATGACGGTGGTATTTATTACACGCTGACCGGGCAAAATGAAGTGATCTATGTCAGTCCGGGTGGCGAACAATCGGTTGCAACAACAGAGGTTATTTCACCCAATGGCATTACGATGTCTCCGGACCACCGGACGTTGTATGTCGCCGCCTACAAGCCAAAAACCATCATCGCGCTGGATTTGGCTTCACCCGGCAAAGCGATCCATGCGAGGCAGTTTGCGGCGATGGATGATGGCGATGCGCTGGGAGCCGATGGCATGACCATCGACCGCGCTGGCAATGTCTACTGTGCGGGTGCCAATCACGTCTGGATCTGGAGTCCCGAAGGCCGACTGCTTGATCGTATTGCGTGCCCAACACGGCCAATCAATTGTACGTTTGGCGGTAGTGACATGAGGACACTCTACATCACCGGATTCGGTGGTCTGTATGAACAGCGCATGAAAGTCTCCGGACGGCCGCCGGAACCGACTCATGCAGCATTCGACGAAACAATCCGTCAGTGGAGATCCAGTACCCCTGACACGGCCATCCCGGCTGGTATCAAAGCGCATCTCGACGTGCCCTATGCCAGGTTTGGTCAACGTAAGGTTCTGGCAGACATTTTTGTGCCGTCAGGCGACGGTTTGTTCCCTGCCGTCATTGTGGTTCACGGAGGTGGCTGGCTGAACGGCGACAAAACGAAATTTCGCGCGCTGGCAATTGAGCTGGCAAATCGAGGATACGTGAGCGCTGCAATTGAATATCGACTGGGGGACGAAGCTGCCTTTCCTGCCGGAATTCATGACTGCAACGCAGCCACACGATTCTTGCGGGCAAATGCCGATGCCTACAGGATTCATCCTGACAAAATCGGCGCTGTCGGAGGTTCGGCGGGTGGCCACCTGGTTGGATTGATGGCGACAGGCTGGAAGGAGAAGTCACTTCAGGGCGACGGCGGATACGCGGATCGTTCCTCACGCCTGCAGGCAGCCATCGTGATGGCTGGTCCGATGCAGATCGCGAGCGGCAGCGTCGCGGAACGATCCAAAACGGCCAGAAAAAACTCGAATGCCGTCCGATGGCTTCGCGGCGACGTTGACGAAAAGGCAGGTCTGTACAAATTGTGCGATGCCTACGAGAAGATTTCCGCGGACACGCCGCCCGTCTTGTTTATGCATGGCGAACATGACAAGCCAGAATCGTGCCAGCCCTCGATGGATAAGCTGAGCGAAGCTGGCGTTATAACGGGACTGAGAGTCTATAAAGACGGCAAGCACGGTTGCTGGAATCAACTGCCCTGGTTCAACGATATGGTCGCAGATATGGACACGTTTTTTGCAAAGCACCTGAAGTGAAACCGCTCGTCAGCGTACGACTGCAAAGGCAAATCTCACAGCGCAGACCTCAGTTGTACGGTCACGAAGCGGTGATCCGATCCAACATCTGCTCCGACGCTGCAGCTGTCGCTCGACAGATTGTCCGTCGAAAGCACGTGATCAATGACCAGCCCAAATGCGAATGCTGGAAACCGGTACCACGTTGGACGAATTCCTGGTCCACTTGTATGTCGCCGAAGTTCTGAGTTGCCTGCAAAATCCTGGAAGATGGGCGACCAGGGAGTGATATTCAAATCTCCCATCACGACAACATGTGATGTCGGATCGTCGGACCTTAATCGTTTCACTTCGTCGCTCAGCATTTGCAGGTGCTGATTACGATGAGCGAATTGCTGCCTGCCGACTGGCGGCAATGTATGGGTTGCGAAGATGTGCCATGTTTGACCGCTGTGATTAATGGTTGCGACAACCGACTTCAGATCATTGTCGTTGAAATGGGTTAGTGCTGCATTGGTCCAGGGGATTCTGGAATACAGTGCAATTCCAAAGTTGCCCGAATCCTGCACGTAGAATACCGAGTGGGGATATTGGCGTGAAAAATCTGCCGACAGAAAGTCTCGAAGCGCGGTACTGATTTCAATGATGGCGACAACGTCCGCATCCGAAGCCAGCAACTCGTTTGCAATATCAGCGTAGCGTCGATTGGAGGTAAGAACATTTGCAGTTGTCACTCGCAGAGTACCAGCATCCGTTTGTGAGATTCCTGAGCGAGCGGCAACCGCGTCGCTCCGGCAATACCGATAGTCTGCCACGTACGCTGGTGCGTGAAACAGTAAACCGGCCCCAATCAGGACGACCAGTTTCCAGCTTTGGAAACCCGTGTGAACGGCAATGCAGACCAGCAATCCGAGCACTTGTTGAATCCGCAGGTTGGCCAGCAGATCGGCGATCCAGAAATTTCGGGCGACCGTTGACAGCAGCGTAGTCGCCAAAAGAATGAGGGTTGCGGCCAGAAAAAGATTCTGAAACCATCTGCCGAGTGCCCGTCGGATAGATGCCATCCGAGACGTTTCGGCGGGTGCCGATTCAGTCGCTGCCATTGAGTCGTGCTGCCAGATTTCTACAACGGGACATCCCGTGAAGGCGTGCGGAATTTATTGCTGACAGGATCAAGCATACATCCTGATCTGGTCAGCGAGAAAGCAATCAATGGCTTCTCATCCGTGATTCTCGACACTCCCGGCCGAATTTGTGGAGGTGTGTGTTCCGGGCATTCCAGACTTGCATCTTCCCGAAGGCATTTCGATCGCATGCGAACCTGCTTCCCGGGTGGTGCGAGACGGATGGCATCAAATCAAGGTCTTGGATGTTCCTGATATTCCCGGGGCGGATCACCCGTCGTCGCGAGGTGAATCGCCAAGCGATCTGCAACGTGCCGGACAGATT from Planctomycetaceae bacterium includes:
- a CDS encoding SMP-30/gluconolactonase/LRE family protein, with product MNLRFLVLSFLFILVSVPPDVRADEADSPVDRSSDLKLVSDEFGLADGPAWDGRSALYIPDVKGQLIRRYIPAQSTWSTVVEGENRFSAAFFSHDKLFVSNNSQAKIESFVAGRLSQPAIVVANCDDADPPKRRPNDLVVDHDGGIYYTLTGQNEVIYVSPGGEQSVATTEVISPNGITMSPDHRTLYVAAYKPKTIIALDLASPGKAIHARQFAAMDDGDALGADGMTIDRAGNVYCAGANHVWIWSPEGRLLDRIACPTRPINCTFGGSDMRTLYITGFGGLYEQRMKVSGRPPEPTHAAFDETIRQWRSSTPDTAIPAGIKAHLDVPYARFGQRKVLADIFVPSGDGLFPAVIVVHGGGWLNGDKTKFRALAIELANRGYVSAAIEYRLGDEAAFPAGIHDCNAATRFLRANADAYRIHPDKIGAVGGSAGGHLVGLMATGWKEKSLQGDGGYADRSSRLQAAIVMAGPMQIASGSVAERSKTARKNSNAVRWLRGDVDEKAGLYKLCDAYEKISADTPPVLFMHGEHDKPESCQPSMDKLSEAGVITGLRVYKDGKHGCWNQLPWFNDMVADMDTFFAKHLK
- a CDS encoding endonuclease/exonuclease/phosphatase family protein, yielding MASIRRALGRWFQNLFLAATLILLATTLLSTVARNFWIADLLANLRIQQVLGLLVCIAVHTGFQSWKLVVLIGAGLLFHAPAYVADYRYCRSDAVAARSGISQTDAGTLRVTTANVLTSNRRYADIANELLASDADVVAIIEISTALRDFLSADFSRQYPHSVFYVQDSGNFGIALYSRIPWTNAALTHFNDNDLKSVVATINHSGQTWHIFATHTLPPVGRQQFAHRNQHLQMLSDEVKRLRSDDPTSHVVVMGDLNITPWSPIFQDFAGNSELRRHTSGPGIRPTWYRFPAFAFGLVIDHVLSTDNLSSDSCSVGADVGSDHRFVTVQLRSAL